A genomic region of Catalinimonas niigatensis contains the following coding sequences:
- a CDS encoding glucuronyl esterase domain-containing protein encodes MKKRIHFLVLLVFLSSQAFAQMSQQARDSINKMSTQDHQLMMKRLGITELRPGPSGNPEAPNAANADESKASPYTNLPDPLVFRDGTPVTTAQAWEKRKLEIKEDFSREIYGRVPENTPAVTWEVVSEKDTVEGVYSVHVKELLGHVDNRTYPAISVAIEMTLTTPAEINSAVPIVLEFGWNFPANWPKPKRDGPSWQEQLLEKGWGYAILIPTSFQADHGAGLREGVIGLVNQGQPRALDDWGTLRAWAWGASRAMDYFETNDTVDEERVAIEGLSRYGKAALVAMAYEPRFAMGLIGSSGAGGAKILRRVFGEQVENLASSAEYHWFAPNFIKYAGPLTPDDLPVDAHELIALCAPRPLFISVGAPDVEGQWIDARGMFLAGVHASPVYELVGKKGLETATFPPQETALLKGDIAFRQHEGGHTVGPNWPYFIQFAEGYFQSETSANE; translated from the coding sequence ATGAAAAAAAGAATACATTTCCTTGTCCTCCTTGTTTTTTTAAGCTCGCAGGCATTCGCGCAAATGTCTCAGCAGGCAAGAGATAGCATCAACAAAATGAGCACACAAGACCATCAGCTCATGATGAAAAGATTGGGAATTACTGAGCTACGGCCCGGGCCTTCGGGCAACCCGGAAGCACCCAATGCAGCGAATGCGGATGAATCCAAAGCATCACCCTATACCAACTTGCCCGACCCTCTGGTTTTCAGGGATGGTACACCTGTGACTACAGCCCAGGCTTGGGAAAAACGAAAACTGGAAATCAAAGAAGACTTTTCCAGAGAAATCTATGGAAGAGTACCTGAAAATACGCCTGCGGTTACCTGGGAAGTGGTAAGTGAAAAAGATACTGTAGAAGGGGTGTATTCTGTACATGTGAAAGAACTATTAGGTCACGTGGATAACCGTACTTATCCGGCCATCAGCGTAGCCATAGAAATGACACTCACTACTCCTGCTGAAATCAACTCAGCAGTGCCTATAGTGCTGGAGTTTGGCTGGAATTTTCCTGCCAATTGGCCGAAACCGAAACGCGATGGCCCCAGCTGGCAGGAGCAACTGCTGGAAAAAGGCTGGGGCTATGCCATCCTGATTCCTACCAGTTTCCAGGCAGATCATGGTGCTGGCCTTAGAGAAGGTGTCATCGGACTAGTGAATCAAGGTCAGCCCAGAGCACTTGATGATTGGGGCACTTTGCGGGCCTGGGCCTGGGGTGCCAGCCGGGCGATGGATTATTTTGAGACTAACGATACTGTAGATGAGGAGCGGGTGGCGATTGAAGGGCTTTCACGCTATGGGAAAGCAGCGCTGGTGGCAATGGCCTATGAACCGCGTTTTGCGATGGGTTTGATAGGGTCTTCGGGAGCAGGAGGGGCTAAGATATTGCGAAGGGTTTTTGGAGAGCAGGTAGAAAATCTGGCTTCATCAGCAGAATATCATTGGTTTGCGCCGAATTTTATTAAGTATGCCGGGCCATTAACTCCTGACGATCTTCCGGTTGATGCGCATGAATTGATTGCCCTGTGTGCGCCCCGTCCGCTGTTCATCAGTGTAGGTGCCCCTGATGTAGAAGGCCAATGGATAGATGCCAGGGGGATGTTTCTGGCCGGGGTGCATGCCAGTCCTGTTTATGAACTGGTAGGCAAAAAAGGTTTGGAAACTGCCACTTTTCCTCCGCAGGAAACAGCCTTGCTGAAAGGAGATATCGCTTTCAGACAACATGAAGGTGGTCATACTGTAGGTCCGAACTGGCCTTATTTCATACAATTTGCTGAAGGCTATTTTCAATCTGAAACAAGTGCCAATGAATAG
- a CDS encoding glycosyl hydrolase produces the protein MKHQFKLLLFCLLLLVTFSSVAQDQLLTDFQNPPNPAKPRVWWHWMNGNISKEGIQKDLEWMQRVGIGGFQNFDANLFTPLVVEKKVEFMQPAWDAFRFATQLADSLKITFTTMPFYQASDELLPSGLLGSVTLIQK, from the coding sequence ATGAAGCATCAATTTAAACTCCTCCTCTTTTGCTTACTGTTGTTGGTCACTTTTTCATCTGTTGCCCAAGACCAGCTGTTGACAGATTTCCAAAACCCTCCTAACCCGGCCAAACCGAGGGTATGGTGGCATTGGATGAATGGTAATATCAGCAAGGAGGGTATTCAGAAAGATTTGGAATGGATGCAACGGGTGGGCATTGGAGGATTTCAAAACTTTGATGCCAATCTTTTTACCCCGCTGGTTGTGGAAAAGAAGGTGGAGTTTATGCAACCCGCCTGGGATGCTTTCCGCTTTGCAACCCAGTTAGCAGATAGTTTAAAGATTACGTTCACGACTATGCCTTTTTATCAGGCCAGTGACGAACTGCTTCCTTCCGGCTTGTTAGGATCGGTTACCCTCATCCAAAAATAA